From Haemorhous mexicanus isolate bHaeMex1 chromosome 2, bHaeMex1.pri, whole genome shotgun sequence, the proteins below share one genomic window:
- the POU4F1 gene encoding POU domain, class 4, transcription factor 1 isoform X1 translates to MMSMNSKQPHFAMHPTLPEHKYPSLHSSSEAIRRACLPTPPLQSNIFASLDETLLARAEALAAVDIAVSQGKSHPFKPDATYHTMNSVPCTSTSTVPLAHHHHHHHHHHQALEPGDLLDHITSPSLALMPGGGGGGAGGGGGHDGAGGGGGGAGGGGGGGGSGGGGGGLISTSAHPHSHMHGLGHLSHPAAMNMPSGLPHPGLVAAHHGAAGQVASAAAVVGAAGLASICDSDTDPRELEAFAERFKQRRIKLGVTQADVGSALANLKIPGVGSLSQSTICRFESLTLSHNNMIALKPILQAWLEEAEGAQREKMNKPELFNGGEKKRKRTSIAAPEKRSLEAYFAVQPRPSSEKIAAIAEKLDLKKNVVRVWFCNQRQKQKRMKFSATY, encoded by the exons ATGATGTCCATGAACAGCAAACAGCCTCATTTTGCCATGCATCCCACCCTACCTGAGCACAAATACCCCTCTCTACACTCCAGCTCGGAAGCAATAAGAAGAGCATGTCTACCAACTCCACCG ctgcagagcaataTCTTCGCCAGCCTCGATGAGACCCTGCTGGCGCGGGCCGAGGCTCTGGCCGCCGTCGACATCGCCGTCTCGCAGGGCAAGAGCCACCCGTTCAAGCCCGACGCCACGTACCACACCATGAACAGCGTGCCCTGCACCTCCACCTCCACCGTGCCCCTGgctcaccaccaccaccaccaccaccaccatcaccagGCGCTGGAGCCCGGCGACCTCCTGGACCACATCACCTCCCCCTCCCTTGCGCTCATGcccggcggaggcggcggcggagccggcggcggcggcggccacgacggggcgggcggcggcggcggcggggccggaggcggcgggggcggcggcggcagcggcgggggcggcggcggcctcATCTCCACGTCGGCCCACCCACACTCGCACATGCACGGCCTGGGCCACCTTTCGCACCCGGCCGCCATGAACATGCCGTCGGGGCTGCCGCACCCGGGGCTGGTGGCCGCGCACCACGGCGCCGCGGGGCAGGTGGCCTCGGCGGCGGCGGTGGTGGGGGCGGCCGGCCTGGCCTCCATCTGCGACTCGGACACGGACCCGCGGGAGCTGGAGGCCTTCGCCGAGCGCTTCAAGCAGCGCCGCATCAAGCTGGGGGTGACCCAGGCCGACGTGGGTTCGGCGCTGGCCAACCTGAAGATCCCGGGCGTGGGCTCCCTCAGCCAGAGCACCATCTGCCGCTTCGAGTCCCTCACCCTCTCCCACAACAACATGATCGCCCTCAAGCCCATCCTGcaggcctggctggaggaggcCGAGGGCGCACAACGGGAAAAAATGAACAAGCCCGAGCTCTTCAATGGGGGCGAGAAGAAGCGCAAGCGGACTTCCATCGCCGCCCCGGAGAAGCGCTCGCTGGAGGCGTACTTCGCCGTCCAGCCCCGGCCCTCCTCCGAGAAGATCGCCGCCATCGCCGAGAAATTGGACCTCAAAAAGAACGTGGTGCGGGTTTGGTTTTGCAACCAGAGACAGAAGCAGAAACGGATGAAATTTTCCGCCACCTACTAG
- the POU4F1 gene encoding POU domain, class 4, transcription factor 1 isoform X2: MMSMNSKQPHFAMHPTLPEHKYPSLHSSSEAIRRACLPTPPLQSNIFASLDETLLARAEALAAVDIAVSQGKSHPFKPDATYHTMNSVPCTSTSTVPLAHHHHHHHHHHQALEPGDLLDHITSPSLALSGSGGGGGGLISTSAHPHSHMHGLGHLSHPAAMNMPSGLPHPGLVAAHHGAAGQVASAAAVVGAAGLASICDSDTDPRELEAFAERFKQRRIKLGVTQADVGSALANLKIPGVGSLSQSTICRFESLTLSHNNMIALKPILQAWLEEAEGAQREKMNKPELFNGGEKKRKRTSIAAPEKRSLEAYFAVQPRPSSEKIAAIAEKLDLKKNVVRVWFCNQRQKQKRMKFSATY; this comes from the exons ATGATGTCCATGAACAGCAAACAGCCTCATTTTGCCATGCATCCCACCCTACCTGAGCACAAATACCCCTCTCTACACTCCAGCTCGGAAGCAATAAGAAGAGCATGTCTACCAACTCCACCG ctgcagagcaataTCTTCGCCAGCCTCGATGAGACCCTGCTGGCGCGGGCCGAGGCTCTGGCCGCCGTCGACATCGCCGTCTCGCAGGGCAAGAGCCACCCGTTCAAGCCCGACGCCACGTACCACACCATGAACAGCGTGCCCTGCACCTCCACCTCCACCGTGCCCCTGgctcaccaccaccaccaccaccaccaccatcaccagGCGCTGGAGCCCGGCGACCTCCTGGACCACATCACCTCCCCCTCCCTTGCGCTCA gcggcagcggcgggggcggcggcggcctcATCTCCACGTCGGCCCACCCACACTCGCACATGCACGGCCTGGGCCACCTTTCGCACCCGGCCGCCATGAACATGCCGTCGGGGCTGCCGCACCCGGGGCTGGTGGCCGCGCACCACGGCGCCGCGGGGCAGGTGGCCTCGGCGGCGGCGGTGGTGGGGGCGGCCGGCCTGGCCTCCATCTGCGACTCGGACACGGACCCGCGGGAGCTGGAGGCCTTCGCCGAGCGCTTCAAGCAGCGCCGCATCAAGCTGGGGGTGACCCAGGCCGACGTGGGTTCGGCGCTGGCCAACCTGAAGATCCCGGGCGTGGGCTCCCTCAGCCAGAGCACCATCTGCCGCTTCGAGTCCCTCACCCTCTCCCACAACAACATGATCGCCCTCAAGCCCATCCTGcaggcctggctggaggaggcCGAGGGCGCACAACGGGAAAAAATGAACAAGCCCGAGCTCTTCAATGGGGGCGAGAAGAAGCGCAAGCGGACTTCCATCGCCGCCCCGGAGAAGCGCTCGCTGGAGGCGTACTTCGCCGTCCAGCCCCGGCCCTCCTCCGAGAAGATCGCCGCCATCGCCGAGAAATTGGACCTCAAAAAGAACGTGGTGCGGGTTTGGTTTTGCAACCAGAGACAGAAGCAGAAACGGATGAAATTTTCCGCCACCTACTAG
- the POU4F1 gene encoding POU domain, class 4, transcription factor 1 isoform X3 yields MMSMNSKQPHFAMHPTLPEHKYPSLHSSSEAIRRACLPTPPLQSNIFASLDETLLARAEALAAVDIAVSQGKSHPFKPDATYHTMNSVPCTSTSTVPLAHHHHHHHHHHQALEPGDLLDHITSPSLALIGGGGGGLISTSAHPHSHMHGLGHLSHPAAMNMPSGLPHPGLVAAHHGAAGQVASAAAVVGAAGLASICDSDTDPRELEAFAERFKQRRIKLGVTQADVGSALANLKIPGVGSLSQSTICRFESLTLSHNNMIALKPILQAWLEEAEGAQREKMNKPELFNGGEKKRKRTSIAAPEKRSLEAYFAVQPRPSSEKIAAIAEKLDLKKNVVRVWFCNQRQKQKRMKFSATY; encoded by the exons ATGATGTCCATGAACAGCAAACAGCCTCATTTTGCCATGCATCCCACCCTACCTGAGCACAAATACCCCTCTCTACACTCCAGCTCGGAAGCAATAAGAAGAGCATGTCTACCAACTCCACCG ctgcagagcaataTCTTCGCCAGCCTCGATGAGACCCTGCTGGCGCGGGCCGAGGCTCTGGCCGCCGTCGACATCGCCGTCTCGCAGGGCAAGAGCCACCCGTTCAAGCCCGACGCCACGTACCACACCATGAACAGCGTGCCCTGCACCTCCACCTCCACCGTGCCCCTGgctcaccaccaccaccaccaccaccaccatcaccagGCGCTGGAGCCCGGCGACCTCCTGGACCACATCACCTCCCCCTCCCTTGCGCTCAT cggcgggggcggcggcggcctcATCTCCACGTCGGCCCACCCACACTCGCACATGCACGGCCTGGGCCACCTTTCGCACCCGGCCGCCATGAACATGCCGTCGGGGCTGCCGCACCCGGGGCTGGTGGCCGCGCACCACGGCGCCGCGGGGCAGGTGGCCTCGGCGGCGGCGGTGGTGGGGGCGGCCGGCCTGGCCTCCATCTGCGACTCGGACACGGACCCGCGGGAGCTGGAGGCCTTCGCCGAGCGCTTCAAGCAGCGCCGCATCAAGCTGGGGGTGACCCAGGCCGACGTGGGTTCGGCGCTGGCCAACCTGAAGATCCCGGGCGTGGGCTCCCTCAGCCAGAGCACCATCTGCCGCTTCGAGTCCCTCACCCTCTCCCACAACAACATGATCGCCCTCAAGCCCATCCTGcaggcctggctggaggaggcCGAGGGCGCACAACGGGAAAAAATGAACAAGCCCGAGCTCTTCAATGGGGGCGAGAAGAAGCGCAAGCGGACTTCCATCGCCGCCCCGGAGAAGCGCTCGCTGGAGGCGTACTTCGCCGTCCAGCCCCGGCCCTCCTCCGAGAAGATCGCCGCCATCGCCGAGAAATTGGACCTCAAAAAGAACGTGGTGCGGGTTTGGTTTTGCAACCAGAGACAGAAGCAGAAACGGATGAAATTTTCCGCCACCTACTAG